GATTGCTTTGAAACCTTTTGAGAATAATTCGTTTATGTCATTTACCCAAGAATTTAGTTTTATTTTAACTCCAAGCTTTTTAACTTCCTCGATTTCCTTTTCCAAGATGTCCTTAGGAAGCCGATACTCGGGTATTCCCCAAGATAATATACCACCGATTACTTTAGAAGCTTCAAATATTTCAACATCATAACCATAAATAGTCAGATAATATGCACAAACCAGACCAGCTGGTCCTGCTCCGATTATAGCAACTTTATCCTTTTTCTTTTCTATGGTCAGAGGTTGATATTCAATTTTATTCTTAATCGCATAATCTGCTACGAATCTTTTTAGATGCCTGATTGCCATGGATTCATCAATTTGATCACGAAGGCATTTTGATTCACAAGGTGCATGACATACTCTTCCGCAAATCGATGGAAATGGCAACCGCTGTTTGATCAATCTATATGCGTCATCAAATCTGCCTTCTCTTATCAAAGCTGTATAACCAGGAATATCAAGACCAACAGGGCAGATGTGTTGACAGGAAGATTCAAAGAGGGCTTGACATACAGCTGCTAAACATTTCTTATCGATTACGTGAGACATATATTCATCCTTGAAGTAGCGCAGAGTTGTTAGAACAGGATTAGGTGCAGTCTGACCAAGACCACAAAGCGAGGTTGCTTTAATAATTCTTGCAAGTTCTTCTAGACGTTCGATGTCTTTTATTGAGCCTTCTCCTTGCCTAATTTTGTTTAAAAGCTCGAGCATCTGTGGTATTCCAGCTCTACATGGCACACATTTTCCACAAGATTCATCTTTTGTAAATTCAAGGAAGAACTTGGCCATGTCTACCATACAATCATCCTCATCTAGTACAACAATTCCACCTGATCCCATTATGGCCCCAAGTGCATCTATAGCATCGTACTCAACAGGAGTATTGAGATTTTCTGCAGACAAACATCCACCAGAAGGCCCACCTATTAATACCGCCTTGAATTTTTTACCATCTTTAATGCCGCCACCAATGTCAAATACTATCTTCCCAAGTGGCGTTCCAAGAGGCACTTCAATTATACCGCTATTCTCAGCTTTACCTACCAAGCATAATGTCTTAGTTCCTGGACATTTCTCGCTACCAACTTCTCTAAACCATTTGTGACCATACAATAGTATCGCAGGTACAATTGATAATGTCTCCACATTATTTATAATCGTAGGCTGTCCTAAAAGTCCCTTTTGAGCTGGGAATGGGGGCCTTGGACGCGGTGATCCTCTTTTTCCCATAAGTGATGCTAATAAAGCGGTTTCCTCACCACAAACAAAGGCACCAGCACCTAAACAAATCTCCAAATTGAAATCGAAACCAGAGCCAAGAATGTTCAAGCCCAGTAATCCATATCGCTTTGCTTGTTCTATTGCATGCTCAAAAGTTTCGACAGCAAGAGGGTATTCAGCCCTTACGTAAATATAACCTTGATTCGAGCCTATGGCATACCCAGCAATGATCATGCCCTCTATTATTGATTGGGGATTGGATTCTAGAACTGCTCGATTCATATAGGCTCCTGGATCACCCTCATCAGCATTGCATACAACGTACTTCTTTTCACCCTTAGCAATTGCGGCGAATTTCCATTTTAATCCGGTTCTAAAACCTGCACCTCCACGTCCTCTGAGCCCTGATTTATCGATCTCTTCTACGACATCATTTTGACTCATTTGAGTCAGAACTTTCACTAAAGCCAAATATCCATCGCGAGATATGTAATCCTCTATGTTTCTTGGATCTATGTCTTGATTTCTTAATACCCTTCTCTCTTGAAGTTTAAAGTAAGGATCGCTGTTATTCACAGCATGCTCTCTTACGGGCTTACCTTTAATTAAATGCTCTTCTATTATTTTTGAAACTTTTTCAACTGTAATCTCTTTGTAGATCACTGTTTCTTCAGAAGGGCTTGCAATAGTAACACTTGGCTCAACGCTGCACATCCCAATACAACCAGCTTTAGATAGTAGAATCTTGCTCTGAAGCTTCTTGTTTCTTATTTCCTCCTGAAATTTATTCCATACATCAAAAGCCCCTGCAGATATTCCACATGTCCCCAAATGGACCTTTACTTTGATTCGCTTATCAAAACGCATTCGTCTATGAATGCCATCTTTTAATTTATTGAGATCTTCTGGCAAGTGCAAGAATTTATATTGAGCATTTTTGCGCTTGTACTGAGCAGATTTAAGCATAATCCCCCAATAATCCTTTCATTTTCTTAGATGTTACTCTTGTATACACTTCATCATCTATTGCTATGACAGGGGATAAACCACAGCATCCTAGACATCTAACAACTTCTAAAGAAAATTTATCGTCATCGCTTGTCATACCCGGTTCTAAATTCAATTCCTTT
This sequence is a window from Candidatus Bathyarchaeota archaeon. Protein-coding genes within it:
- a CDS encoding FAD-dependent oxidoreductase, with translation MLKSAQYKRKNAQYKFLHLPEDLNKLKDGIHRRMRFDKRIKVKVHLGTCGISAGAFDVWNKFQEEIRNKKLQSKILLSKAGCIGMCSVEPSVTIASPSEETVIYKEITVEKVSKIIEEHLIKGKPVREHAVNNSDPYFKLQERRVLRNQDIDPRNIEDYISRDGYLALVKVLTQMSQNDVVEEIDKSGLRGRGGAGFRTGLKWKFAAIAKGEKKYVVCNADEGDPGAYMNRAVLESNPQSIIEGMIIAGYAIGSNQGYIYVRAEYPLAVETFEHAIEQAKRYGLLGLNILGSGFDFNLEICLGAGAFVCGEETALLASLMGKRGSPRPRPPFPAQKGLLGQPTIINNVETLSIVPAILLYGHKWFREVGSEKCPGTKTLCLVGKAENSGIIEVPLGTPLGKIVFDIGGGIKDGKKFKAVLIGGPSGGCLSAENLNTPVEYDAIDALGAIMGSGGIVVLDEDDCMVDMAKFFLEFTKDESCGKCVPCRAGIPQMLELLNKIRQGEGSIKDIERLEELARIIKATSLCGLGQTAPNPVLTTLRYFKDEYMSHVIDKKCLAAVCQALFESSCQHICPVGLDIPGYTALIREGRFDDAYRLIKQRLPFPSICGRVCHAPCESKCLRDQIDESMAIRHLKRFVADYAIKNKIEYQPLTIEKKKDKVAIIGAGPAGLVCAYYLTIYGYDVEIFEASKVIGGILSWGIPEYRLPKDILEKEIEEVKKLGVKIKLNSWVNDINELFSKGFKAIFIAIGSQKVVELNIPGENLQRVYDALDFLKRVNLKESIEVGKKVAIIGGGNAAVDSARMALRKGAEVHLFYRRERKDMPAIEEEICAAEEEGIKFHCLTSPIKIIGEKGKVNSIKFISMRLSEFDKSARKKPFPIEGSEFVFEVDTVIEALGQKPDIAFLQSNGLEHTKTGWALVDKRTLETNREGVFAGGDIVSGPATVIDAISAGKKAASSINKFIEGRKSNVGINFEDMEIKISSVPIEDEDIIEKPKIKPRIIQLSDRRKTTEEVILGYNSKEARKEAERCLRCDLEVEN